A single region of the Vicia villosa cultivar HV-30 ecotype Madison, WI linkage group LG4, Vvil1.0, whole genome shotgun sequence genome encodes:
- the LOC131595207 gene encoding kinesin-like protein KIN-13A, which translates to MPPQGNAAAAAAIYDQAAGGSLQSSSTDAGEAVMARWLQSAGLQHLGSPIASSGIDHRLFPNLLMQGYGAQSAEEKQRLLKLMRNLNFNGESGSELYPPNTQTLGGVAASDGFYSPEFRGDFGAGLLDLHAMDDIGLLSEHMISEPFEPSPIIPGDTRASGDDFYPTNSKLEKEADVDTSINLPMNEKENSTRENNVAKIKVVVRKRPLNKKELAKKEDDAVTVSDNAHLTVYEPKLKVDLTAYVDKHEFCFDAVLDEHVTNDEVYRATVEPIIPTIFERTKATCFAYGQTGSGKTYTMQPLPLRAAEDLVRQLHQPVYRNQKYKLWLSYFEIYGGKLFDLLSDRRKLCMREDGRQQVCIVGLQEFEVFDVQIVKDFIEKGSASRSTGSTGANEESSRSHAILQLVVKKHNEVKEGKRNTDVNEAKSGKVVGKISFIDLAGSERGADTTDNDRQTRIEGAEINKSLLALKECIRALDNDQIHIPFRGSKLTEVLRDSFVGNSKTVMISCISPGAGSCEHTLNTLRYADRVKSLSKSGNPRKDPIPNCAPQTNKDVSSTSTLPASDRTEDFSKPRLEKPMDLGRKPFEMENTMYRSAAIADKQIPSISSNYLSNGREEKDVTSGISSNYLSNGREEKSITSASMERFEMKNSYNDSSSPKTNSYSRNDSDEKVQKVSPPRRKGSKDERSERPTNLMKKDNNGSDPSTTSPKQQTTGNHNTVTAGSRLYEAESTPVGNINAVLEEEEALIAAHRKEIEDTMEIVREEMKLLAEVDQPGSRIDNYVAQLSFVLSRKAASLVGLQARLARFQHRLKEQEILSRKRVSRQ; encoded by the exons ATGCCGCCACAGGGTAATGCCGCAGCAGCGGCTGCTATCTATGATCAAGCTGCCGGCGGCTCCCTGCAAAGTTCATCCACTGATGCCGGAGAAGCCGTTATGGCGCGGTGGCTTCAGTCAGCCGGCTTGCAGCATCTTGGCTCTCCAATTGCCTCATCTGGCATTGATCATCGCCTCTTCCCTAACCTTCTAATGCAG GGTTATGGAGCACAGTCTGCTGAAGAGAAGCAGAGGCTTTTGAAATTAATGAGAAACCTCAATTTTAATGGGGAATCTGGTTCGGAGCTGTATCCGCCCAATACTCAAACTTTGGGTGGAGTGGCAGCATCAGATGGGTTTTATTCACCTGAGTTCAGAGGGGATTTTGGAGCTGGGCTTTTGGATCTTCATGCCATGGATGACATAGGGCTTTTGTCGGAG CATATGATTTCAGAACCTTTCGAACCATCACCCATCATACCTGGAGATACTAGAGCATCTGGAGATGATTTCTATCCAACTAACAGCAAGCTTGAAAAAGAAGCAGATGTTGACACATCAATTAATTTACCTATGAATGAAAAAGAGAATAGCACAAGGGAGAATAATGTCGCCAAAATTAAAGTCGTG GTACGTAAAAGGCCTTTAAACAAGAAAGAGCTTGCTAAGAAAGAGGATGATGCTGTAACGGTATCTGACAATGCTCATTTGACAGTTTATGAACCTAAGCTAAAG GTTGATCTGACAGCTTATGTGGACAAGcatgagttttgttttgatgCCGTTCTTGATGAGCATGTTACTAATGATGAA GTATACCGAGCTACAGTTGAACCAATTATTCCTACAATTTTCGAACGAACCAAAGCTACCTGTTTTGCTTACGGTCAGACAG GAAGTGGCAAAACATACACAATGCAACCTTTACCGCTCAGAGCTGCAGAAGACCTTGTTCGACAGTTGCATCAGCCAGTTTACCGGAATCAGAAATATAAATTGTGGCTTAgctactttgagatatatggtgGAAAGCTATTTGATCTTCTTAGTGACAGAAG AAAACTTTGCATGAGGGAAGATGGACGGCAGCAAGTTTGTATTGTAGGATTGCAAGAATTTGAAGTTTTTGACGTTCAAATTGTCAAAGACTTCATTGAAAAGGGAAGTGCTTCAAGAAGTACAGGATCCACGGGTGCTAACGAGGAGTCCTCCAGGTCGCATGCTATCTTACAATTGGTTGTAAAGAAGCACAATGAGGTGAAAGAGGGCAAGCGAAACACTGATGTAAATGAGGCAAAAAGTGGGAAGGTTGTGGGGAAAATATCTTTTATTGATCTTGCTGGAAGTGAAAGAGGTGCTGACACTACTGATAATGATCGTCAAACACG GATAGAAGGAGCCGAAATCAACAAGAGCCTTTTAGCTTTAAAGGAATGCATTCGGGCTTTAGACAATGACCAGATCCATATTCCGTTCCGGGGAAGCAAACTTACAGAAGTGCTGCGGGACTCTTTTGTAGGCAACTCTAAAACTGTTATGATCTCTTGTATATCTCCTGGTGCTGGGTCTTGTGAACACACGCTTAACACCCTGAGATATGCTGATCG AGTTAAAAGTCTTTCCAAAAGTGGAAATCCTAGAAAAGACCCGATCCCCAATTGTGCACCACAAACTAATAAGGACGTTTCGTCTACATCAACCCTTCCAGCTAGTGACCGTACAGAGGATTTTAGTAAGCCACGCCTAGAGAAACCAATGGATTTGGGCAGGAAACCATTTGAAATGGAGAATACTATGTATCGTTCTGCTGCTATTGCTGACAAACAGATACCTAGTATTTCTTCAAATTACCTATCAAATGGGCGAGAAGAAAAAGACGTTACTTCTGGTATTTCTTCAAATTACCTATCAAATGGGAGAGAAGAAAAAAGCATTACTTCTGCTTCTATGGAGAGGTTTGAAATGAAGAACTCCTATAATGATTCTTCCAGTCCAAAGACGAACTCTTACTCACGAAATGATTCAGATGAGAAAGTGCAAAAGGTGTCTCCCCCACGCAGAAAAGGTTCTAAAGATGAAAGGTCCGAAAGGCCtacaaacttgatgaaaaaggATAACAATGGATCCGATCCCTCGACTACTAGCCCTAAGCAGCAGACCACAGGGAATCACAATACTGTTACCGCTGGATCTAGGCTTTACGAAGCAGAATCCACTCCTGTTGGAAATATAAATGCAGTACTTGAG GAGGAAGAAGCACTGATTGCTGCTCATAGGAAAGAAATTGAGGACACAATGGAGATTGTACGCGAA GAAATGAAACTCTTGGCAGAAGTGGACCAACCAGGAAGCCGTATTGACAACTATGTAGCCCAATTGAGTTTTGTGCTTTCTCGCAAAGCAGCTAGTCTAGTGGGTCTCCAAGCTCGCCTTGCAAGATTCCAACATCGACTAAAAGAGCAGGAGATTCTAAGTAGAAAAAGAGTCTCCCGTCAATAA